The following coding sequences lie in one Labrus bergylta chromosome 13, fLabBer1.1, whole genome shotgun sequence genomic window:
- the ftcdnl1 gene encoding formiminotransferase N-terminal subdomain-containing protein isoform X2, with protein MASSSLGRRLVACLLNVSEARRKDLVETVAKAALYNTEGVRREGTTVLNIFNDRDYNRSVITIVSGIDSIRECVLSACERACGLIDMRAHIGVHPCMGAVDLIPIYPLGEEVGVEECAKEARAVARGLTERVQGTSAFLFGWADSPLQRGLAQRRKEMGWFKKTPDLQAIRADMGPRPQMQFGLTGVGSSPYVMNCNVTIDTQDITMGHSIATAIRESTPGGVPGVQVLALPHEGAVEIACNVESVKGSPTVYTTTSEPWPSFSIDGQPYCHAPASLITARVAELAGKQGVGVKGTALVGFTPRECRGLAELAISQGIAEFWKDQRRIRM; from the exons ATGGCGTCCAGCTCGTTGGGCAGAAGACTGGTGGCTTGTCTCCTCAACGTTTCGGAGGCTCGCAGGAAAGACCTGGTTGAGACTGTAGCCAAGGCGGCGTTATACAACACTGAAG GCGTTAGACGAGAGGGGACCACAGTGCTGAACATCTTCAACGACCGGGACTACAACCGCTCCGTCATCACCATCGTGTCCGGCATCGACTCCATCA GGGAGTGTGTTCTGTCTGCGTGTGAGAGAGCCTGCGGGCTGATCGACATGCGCGCTCACATCGGGGTTCACCCGTGTATGGGTGCTGTCGACCTCATCCCCATCTACCCGCtgggggaggaggtgggagtgGAGGAATGTGCTAAAGAGGCTCGGG CTGTGGCTCGGGGACTCACAGAGCGCGTCCAGGGCACCAGCGCCTTCCTGTTTGGCTGGGCAGACTCCCCCCTTCAGAGGGGGCTGGcgcagaggaggaaggagatgGGCTGGTTCAAGAAGACTCCAGATTTACAGGCGATCAGGGCTGACATGGGGCCACGGCCGCAGATGCAGTTTGGTCTCACCG GTGTCGGTTCCAGTCCATACGTCATGAACTGTAACGTCACCATCGACACCCAGGACATCACCATGGGACACAGCATCGCCACAGCAATCAGGGAGTCGACCCCGGGGGGAGTGCCTGGGGTGCAGGTACTGGCTTTGCCACATGAGGGCGCTGTGGAAATCGCCTGTAATGTGGAAAGCGTGAAGGGGAGTCCAACTGTTTACACGACCACAAGTGAACCGTGGCCTTCTTTCAGCATTGACGGCCAGCCGTACTGTCACGCTCCAGCTTCACTCATCACGGCGAGGGTCGCAGAGCTGGCGGGGAAGCAGGGGGTCGGAGTAAAGGGCACTGCACTGGTGGGGTTTACCCCCCGCGAGTGCAGGGGCCTTGCAGAGTTAGCTATTTCTCAGGGGATCGCTGAGTTCTGGAAAGATCAGCGCAGGATCCGCATGTAA
- the ftcdnl1 gene encoding formiminotransferase N-terminal subdomain-containing protein isoform X1 translates to MASLCPDILRIMASSSLGRRLVACLLNVSEARRKDLVETVAKAALYNTEGVRREGTTVLNIFNDRDYNRSVITIVSGIDSIRECVLSACERACGLIDMRAHIGVHPCMGAVDLIPIYPLGEEVGVEECAKEARAVARGLTERVQGTSAFLFGWADSPLQRGLAQRRKEMGWFKKTPDLQAIRADMGPRPQMQFGLTGVGSSPYVMNCNVTIDTQDITMGHSIATAIRESTPGGVPGVQVLALPHEGAVEIACNVESVKGSPTVYTTTSEPWPSFSIDGQPYCHAPASLITARVAELAGKQGVGVKGTALVGFTPRECRGLAELAISQGIAEFWKDQRRIRM, encoded by the exons ATGGCTTCACTCTGTCCAGATATTCTCAG AATCATGGCGTCCAGCTCGTTGGGCAGAAGACTGGTGGCTTGTCTCCTCAACGTTTCGGAGGCTCGCAGGAAAGACCTGGTTGAGACTGTAGCCAAGGCGGCGTTATACAACACTGAAG GCGTTAGACGAGAGGGGACCACAGTGCTGAACATCTTCAACGACCGGGACTACAACCGCTCCGTCATCACCATCGTGTCCGGCATCGACTCCATCA GGGAGTGTGTTCTGTCTGCGTGTGAGAGAGCCTGCGGGCTGATCGACATGCGCGCTCACATCGGGGTTCACCCGTGTATGGGTGCTGTCGACCTCATCCCCATCTACCCGCtgggggaggaggtgggagtgGAGGAATGTGCTAAAGAGGCTCGGG CTGTGGCTCGGGGACTCACAGAGCGCGTCCAGGGCACCAGCGCCTTCCTGTTTGGCTGGGCAGACTCCCCCCTTCAGAGGGGGCTGGcgcagaggaggaaggagatgGGCTGGTTCAAGAAGACTCCAGATTTACAGGCGATCAGGGCTGACATGGGGCCACGGCCGCAGATGCAGTTTGGTCTCACCG GTGTCGGTTCCAGTCCATACGTCATGAACTGTAACGTCACCATCGACACCCAGGACATCACCATGGGACACAGCATCGCCACAGCAATCAGGGAGTCGACCCCGGGGGGAGTGCCTGGGGTGCAGGTACTGGCTTTGCCACATGAGGGCGCTGTGGAAATCGCCTGTAATGTGGAAAGCGTGAAGGGGAGTCCAACTGTTTACACGACCACAAGTGAACCGTGGCCTTCTTTCAGCATTGACGGCCAGCCGTACTGTCACGCTCCAGCTTCACTCATCACGGCGAGGGTCGCAGAGCTGGCGGGGAAGCAGGGGGTCGGAGTAAAGGGCACTGCACTGGTGGGGTTTACCCCCCGCGAGTGCAGGGGCCTTGCAGAGTTAGCTATTTCTCAGGGGATCGCTGAGTTCTGGAAAGATCAGCGCAGGATCCGCATGTAA
- the c13h2orf69 gene encoding mitochondrial protein C2orf69 homolog, translated as MLHARAVAVGFTLLTVAKTMTSVAATASSEPRGLHASVTPDARTGSPQQRLQKLLAVPGHQPSRMNDLLLLRPETDSPTAEEKSNNKHVVFFHGDIQNFEEDMALQPEGSQWLRWSLEQVALTLGRRFPDRHVWMVRASNMYLHKFSCYHNFVESNMFGAPEHSAYSTDFGAFLHLRDLLSHGMERADLPHPLQPQGGADSIPSGFSLILVGFSKGCVVLNQMVYELPGARADPQLSHFIKQITDMFWLDGGHPGGSETWVTDKQVLKELASSGVSIHAHVTPYEVCDPMRAWVGREHTLFIKTLEEFGACPSKKLHFEDEPPSIENHFRVIQEF; from the exons ATGCTACATGCCCGAGCTGTCGCCGTGGGCTTCACTCTCTTAACTGTGGCCAAAACGATGACCTCTGTGGCAGCGACGGCATCCTCCGAGCCCCGGGGGCTGCATGCATCAGTCACCCCGGATGCACGCACCGGGAGCCCGCAGCAGAGGCTCCAGAAGCTGCTGGCGGTGCCGGGACACCAGCCGAGCCGGATGAACGACCTGCTGCTCCTCCGGCCTGAAACAGACAGTCCCActgcagaggagaagagcaacaaCAAGCATGTGGTGTTTTTTCACGGTGACATTCAG aACTTTGAGGAGGACATGGCTCTGCAGCCGGAGGGATCTCAGTGGCTCCGCTGGAGTCTGGAGCAGGTCGCTCTCACGTTGGGCCGACGCTTCCCTGACCGCCATGTTTGGATGGTCAGAGCCTCCAACATGTACCTCCACAAGTTCAGCTGCTACCACAACTTTGTGGAGAGCAACATGTTCGGAGCACCGGAGCACTCGGCTTACTCCACTGACTTTGGAGCGTTTCTCCacctcag GGACCTGCTGAGCCACGGCATGGAGCGAGCTGACCTCCCACACCCCCTGCAGCCACAAGGAGGCGCCGACAGCATCCCCTCAGGCTTCTCCCTCATCCTGGTGGGCTTCAGCAAAGGCTGCGTGGTCCTGAACCAGATGGTGTACGAGCTGCCTGGGGCCAGAGCGGACCCCCAGTTGTCCCACTTTATCAAACAGATCACAGACATGTTCTGGCTGGACGGGGGGCACCCGGGGGGCAGCGAGACCTGGGTGACTGACAAGCAGGTTCTGAAGGAACTGGCGTCCAGCGGCGTGTCGATCCACGCCCATGTGACACCGTACGAGGTGTGTGACCCGATGAGGGCCTGGGTGGGCCGTGAGCACACACTCTTCATTAAAACCCTGGAGGAGTTCGGGGCCTGTCCCAGTAAGAAGCTGCACTTTGAGGACGAGCCCCCCTCCATCGAGAACCACTTCAGGGTCATCCAGGAGTTCTGA